One stretch of Candidatus Binatus sp. DNA includes these proteins:
- a CDS encoding DUF6285 domain-containing protein has product MPDSTILLKAAIKYLEEELMPTLGAYHRFKTRVTANALNIVRRELELRDTQAAAEHDRLVELLGHDGEVEALSAELAEKIRTGAVPLDLPGLRDHLHQSLSDALSINNPKWLTR; this is encoded by the coding sequence ATGCCCGATTCCACGATCCTCCTTAAGGCTGCGATCAAGTACCTCGAGGAAGAGCTGATGCCCACCCTTGGCGCCTACCATCGCTTCAAGACCCGCGTCACCGCCAACGCGCTCAACATCGTGCGGCGCGAGCTCGAACTCCGCGATACCCAGGCCGCCGCCGAGCACGATCGCCTGGTCGAATTGCTCGGCCACGACGGCGAGGTCGAGGCGCTCAGCGCCGAACTGGCCGAGAAAATCCGCACCGGCGCAGTTCCGCTCGACTTGCCCGGCCTCCGCGATCACCTCCACCAATCGCTCTCGGACGCCTTGTCGATCAACAACCCCAAATGGCTCACCCGCTGA
- a CDS encoding phosphotransferase family protein — protein sequence MTADNFADKLQLAVARHIGPPGAIHDLQRLTGGANKTTWSFDADVADRQRFILQMSSIAITDEPDPLAGVSPHLTAEEDAAFMQAAVKVGVPAPRVRAILDPSDGLGAGYVTERVDGETLAGRILRDDRYANARKLMTKQCGEILATIHTIPLADAPFLKRFDPGQLVAAQRKILAYRGLHLPALEWGLRWAAENAPKNPRVTAVHGDFRLGNFIVGEEGIRLLLDWEIGQAGDPMQDLAWVCVKTWRFGGPKPVGGFGAREELFAAYEHASGHRVDPAQVRFWEAFGSVKWAVGCLGLGTRGVEEMNVERCAIGRRIEEPLWDFYNLIEGRD from the coding sequence ATGACCGCCGATAACTTCGCCGACAAACTCCAACTCGCCGTCGCGCGCCACATCGGCCCGCCCGGCGCCATCCACGATCTCCAGCGCCTCACCGGCGGCGCCAACAAAACTACCTGGTCCTTCGACGCCGATGTCGCCGACCGCCAACGCTTCATCCTCCAGATGTCCAGTATTGCGATCACCGACGAGCCCGACCCGCTCGCCGGCGTCTCACCGCATCTCACTGCCGAGGAGGACGCCGCCTTCATGCAAGCCGCCGTCAAGGTCGGCGTGCCCGCGCCGCGCGTCCGCGCGATCCTCGACCCATCCGACGGCCTCGGCGCCGGCTACGTCACCGAACGCGTGGACGGCGAGACCCTCGCCGGCCGCATCCTCCGCGACGATCGCTACGCCAATGCGCGCAAACTAATGACCAAGCAGTGCGGTGAGATCTTGGCGACCATTCACACCATCCCGCTCGCCGACGCTCCCTTCCTGAAACGCTTCGATCCCGGCCAACTGGTCGCGGCGCAGCGCAAAATCCTCGCGTACCGCGGCCTCCATCTTCCCGCCCTCGAATGGGGCCTCCGATGGGCCGCCGAAAACGCGCCGAAAAATCCACGCGTCACCGCCGTCCACGGCGATTTCCGCCTCGGCAACTTCATCGTCGGCGAAGAGGGCATCCGCCTGCTGCTCGATTGGGAAATTGGACAAGCCGGCGATCCGATGCAGGATCTGGCCTGGGTATGCGTCAAAACCTGGCGCTTCGGCGGGCCTAAGCCGGTCGGCGGCTTCGGCGCCCGCGAGGAACTCTTCGCCGCCTACGAGCACGCCAGCGGCCACCGCGTCGATCCCGCGCAGGTCCGCTTCTGGGAAGCGTTCGGCAGCGTCAAGTGGGCCGTCGGATGCCTCGGGCTCGGCACCCGCGGCGTCGAAGAAATGAACGTCGAGCGATGCGCCATCGGCCGCCGCATCGAGGAACCGCTCTGGGACTTTTACAACCTGATCGAAGGCCGCGACTGA
- a CDS encoding acyl-CoA dehydrogenase family protein, whose amino-acid sequence MDFNIPADISAYLKELDAFIEKEIKPLQAENDNERFFDHRREWARTDFERDGLPRHEWEALLAEMRRRADKAGHYRYALPKEYGGKDGTNLGMAIIREYLAAKGLGLHNDLQNESSIVGNLPTVLMFRDFGTEKQKKDIIPKILDGSMRIAFGLTEPNHGSDATWMETRGVRDGDHWRITGAKMWNTGLHVATHDFVFARTSGKDGSPRGITCFIVPTNSAGFKIEEYLWTFNMPTDHPRVSFTDVMVPADATLGDPENGLALAQHFVHENRIRQAASSLGAAQYCINESVKYARIRKPFGKPLASNQAIQWPLVELHTEAEMLRNLLYKTAWQIDQMSKPEVALKISDKVAMCNFRANRLVCDAADRAMQVHGAIGYSRHKPFEHIFRHHRRYRITEGSEEIQMRRVAQYLFGFFKDGRAGQADA is encoded by the coding sequence GTGGACTTTAATATCCCCGCTGATATCAGCGCCTACCTCAAAGAACTCGACGCCTTCATCGAAAAGGAAATCAAGCCGCTCCAGGCCGAGAACGACAACGAGCGATTTTTCGATCATCGCCGCGAATGGGCTCGCACCGATTTCGAGCGCGACGGCCTGCCGCGCCACGAATGGGAAGCGCTGCTCGCCGAGATGCGCCGTCGCGCCGACAAGGCCGGCCATTATCGCTACGCACTGCCCAAAGAATACGGCGGCAAGGATGGCACCAACCTCGGGATGGCGATCATCCGCGAATACCTCGCCGCCAAGGGCCTCGGCCTCCACAACGATCTGCAGAACGAAAGCTCGATCGTCGGCAACCTGCCGACGGTCCTGATGTTCCGCGATTTCGGCACCGAAAAACAAAAGAAGGATATCATCCCTAAAATCCTCGACGGCTCGATGCGCATCGCGTTCGGCCTCACCGAGCCCAATCACGGCTCTGACGCCACCTGGATGGAAACCCGCGGCGTGCGCGACGGCGACCACTGGCGCATCACCGGCGCAAAAATGTGGAACACCGGCCTCCACGTCGCCACTCACGACTTCGTCTTCGCCCGCACCAGCGGCAAGGACGGCAGCCCGCGCGGCATCACCTGCTTCATCGTCCCGACCAACAGCGCGGGCTTCAAAATCGAAGAGTATCTCTGGACCTTCAACATGCCGACCGATCATCCGCGCGTTTCGTTCACCGACGTGATGGTGCCGGCCGACGCGACCCTCGGCGATCCTGAAAACGGCCTCGCGCTCGCGCAGCATTTCGTCCACGAGAATCGCATTCGCCAGGCCGCGTCATCGCTTGGCGCCGCGCAATACTGCATCAACGAGAGCGTGAAGTACGCCAGGATTCGCAAGCCCTTCGGCAAGCCGCTCGCGTCGAATCAGGCAATCCAGTGGCCGTTGGTCGAGCTCCACACCGAAGCTGAGATGCTCCGCAATCTCCTTTACAAGACCGCCTGGCAGATCGATCAGATGTCCAAGCCCGAGGTCGCGCTCAAGATCTCCGACAAAGTCGCGATGTGCAATTTCCGCGCGAATCGCCTCGTCTGCGACGCCGCCGACCGCGCGATGCAGGTCCATGGCGCAATCGGCTATTCGCGCCACAAGCCCTTCGAGCACATCTTCCGCCACCATCGCCGCTATCGCATCACCGAAGGCTCGGAGGAAATCCAGATGCGCCGCGTGGCGCAGTACCTGTTCGGCTTCTTCAAGGACGGACGCGCCGGCCAGGCCGACGCATGA
- a CDS encoding carboxyl transferase domain-containing protein: MLPSSLLVANRGEIAIRVMRAAAEMGIRTVAVFSEDDAQSLHTRKADEARGLGGTGARAYLDAEQMIAVAKDTGCDALHPGYGFLSENANFARRCAEEGITFVGPRAEILELFGDKMQARALAERCGVPLLSGTSSATSVEHAAEFFAALGEGGAMMIKAVTGGGGRGMRAVYRAEEIEEAYKRCQSEARAAFGNSDVYVEQMMPRARHIEVQIIGDHAGEVSHLWERECSIQRRNQKVVEIAPSPGLPGALRDRLTSAAVKLAKEVRYDNLGTFEFLVDASAGEGEPVFAFIEANPRLQVEHTVTEAVTGIDLVKVQLQLAAGRSLAELGLLQAEIPAPRGYAIQARINMESMAADGSAKPSGGTISAFETPSGPGLRIDTFAYSGYTTNPNFDSLLGKLIAHSTSRDYGEAVAKAYRALSEFKIEGVATNIGFLQSLLRHPEFAANRVHTRFIESNIAELVGDAQGNHRRMYFEQPAAARPAGGRRAGAKIDSSDPLAVLTHGKSSVDESAVAREVETIAPARSYEGAAENTVAVEAPMQGTIVSIDVAEGDVVHRGQQLAVMEAMKMEHVINAHVSGIVRGVAVAKGDAIFEGHPIVFIEEADVGERAEAVRAEVDLDRIRPDLQEVIERHALGFDAARPDAVGRRRKTGQRTARENIEDLCDPGTFIEYGPVVIAAQRRRRALDDLIKRTPADGMIAGIGSVNGDVFEPSRSRCILMSYDYTVLAGTQGQQNHRKKDRMFEIAERSRLPIVFFTEGGGGRPGDTDGIGVAGLDCMAFNFFGKLSALVPLIGITSGRCFAGNAALLGCCDVVIATKGSNIGMGGPAMIEGGGLGIFRPEEVGPMDVQVPNGVVDIPVADEEEAVLVAKKYISYFQGEVANWECADQRLLRGIIPENRLRIYDVRTVIETLADKDSVLEIRRHFGPGMVTALARIEGRPIGIIANNPAHLAGAIVSDGADKAARFMQLCDAFDIPMLFLCDTPGIMVGPEVEKTALVRHAARMFVTGSNVTVPFFTIILRKGYGLGAQAMAGGSFKAPIFTVSWPTGEFGGMGLEGAVKLGYRNELIAEQDPAARKKLFDEMVERMYQHGKAVNTASHFEIDDVIDPLESRKWIMAGLRSAPPPEIRTGKKRPYIDTW; encoded by the coding sequence ATGCTGCCGAGTAGCCTTCTAGTAGCGAACCGGGGTGAGATAGCGATCCGCGTGATGCGCGCGGCGGCGGAGATGGGAATCCGCACGGTCGCGGTGTTTTCGGAAGACGACGCGCAATCGTTGCATACGCGCAAGGCGGACGAGGCGCGCGGGCTCGGCGGAACGGGCGCGCGGGCGTACCTGGACGCGGAACAGATGATCGCGGTGGCGAAAGATACGGGCTGCGACGCGCTTCATCCGGGCTACGGATTCCTCAGCGAGAACGCGAATTTCGCGCGGCGCTGCGCCGAGGAAGGGATCACGTTCGTGGGGCCGCGGGCGGAAATCCTCGAGCTGTTCGGCGACAAGATGCAGGCGCGCGCGCTCGCGGAGCGATGCGGGGTGCCGCTGCTCAGCGGGACGTCGAGTGCGACGAGCGTCGAGCACGCGGCTGAATTTTTTGCGGCGCTCGGCGAGGGCGGCGCGATGATGATCAAGGCAGTCACGGGCGGCGGCGGGCGCGGGATGCGCGCGGTGTATCGCGCAGAGGAGATCGAGGAGGCGTACAAACGGTGCCAATCGGAGGCGCGGGCGGCATTCGGCAACAGCGACGTGTACGTCGAGCAGATGATGCCGCGCGCGCGTCATATCGAAGTGCAGATAATCGGCGATCACGCGGGTGAGGTGAGCCATCTGTGGGAGCGCGAATGCAGTATCCAGCGGCGCAATCAGAAGGTGGTCGAAATCGCGCCGAGTCCGGGATTGCCGGGAGCGTTGCGCGATCGTCTGACGTCGGCAGCGGTGAAGCTGGCGAAAGAAGTGCGCTACGACAATCTCGGCACCTTCGAGTTCCTGGTCGATGCGAGCGCGGGCGAAGGCGAGCCGGTGTTCGCGTTTATCGAGGCGAATCCGCGCCTGCAGGTCGAGCATACGGTGACGGAGGCGGTCACCGGAATCGATCTGGTGAAGGTTCAGTTGCAACTCGCGGCGGGACGATCGCTCGCGGAACTCGGCTTGCTGCAAGCTGAGATTCCAGCGCCGCGCGGATATGCGATCCAGGCGCGCATCAACATGGAATCGATGGCGGCGGATGGCAGCGCGAAGCCGTCGGGCGGAACGATCAGCGCATTCGAGACGCCGTCGGGGCCGGGACTGCGGATCGATACGTTTGCGTACTCGGGATACACCACCAATCCGAATTTCGATTCGCTGCTGGGCAAGCTGATCGCGCATTCGACGTCGCGGGATTACGGCGAGGCGGTGGCGAAGGCGTATCGGGCGCTCAGCGAGTTCAAGATCGAGGGCGTGGCGACCAATATCGGATTTCTGCAGAGCCTGCTGCGGCATCCGGAGTTCGCGGCGAACCGGGTGCATACGCGGTTTATCGAGAGCAACATCGCGGAGCTGGTGGGCGACGCGCAGGGGAATCATCGGAGGATGTACTTCGAGCAGCCGGCGGCGGCGCGGCCGGCAGGCGGTCGGCGCGCGGGCGCGAAGATCGATTCGAGCGATCCGCTGGCGGTGCTGACTCACGGCAAATCGAGCGTCGATGAAAGCGCAGTCGCGCGCGAGGTCGAGACGATCGCGCCGGCGCGCAGCTACGAAGGCGCGGCGGAGAACACGGTCGCGGTCGAGGCGCCGATGCAGGGGACGATCGTGTCGATCGACGTGGCGGAGGGCGACGTCGTGCATCGCGGGCAGCAACTCGCGGTGATGGAAGCGATGAAGATGGAGCACGTGATCAACGCGCACGTGAGCGGAATCGTGCGCGGGGTCGCGGTCGCGAAGGGCGATGCGATTTTCGAGGGGCATCCAATCGTGTTTATCGAGGAGGCGGATGTCGGCGAGCGGGCGGAGGCGGTGCGCGCGGAGGTCGATCTGGATCGAATCAGGCCGGACTTGCAGGAAGTGATCGAGCGGCACGCGCTGGGCTTCGACGCGGCGCGTCCGGACGCGGTGGGGCGGCGGCGCAAGACGGGGCAGCGGACGGCGCGCGAGAATATCGAGGATTTGTGCGACCCTGGCACGTTTATCGAATACGGGCCGGTGGTGATCGCGGCGCAGCGGCGGCGTCGCGCGCTGGACGACTTGATCAAACGCACGCCGGCGGACGGGATGATCGCGGGGATCGGAAGCGTCAATGGCGACGTGTTCGAGCCGTCGCGCTCGCGGTGCATCCTGATGTCATACGACTACACGGTGCTGGCGGGGACGCAGGGCCAGCAGAATCATCGGAAGAAGGATCGGATGTTCGAAATCGCGGAGCGGTCGCGATTGCCAATCGTATTTTTCACCGAAGGCGGCGGCGGGCGGCCGGGCGACACCGACGGAATCGGCGTCGCGGGGCTGGACTGTATGGCGTTCAATTTTTTCGGCAAATTGAGCGCGCTGGTGCCGCTGATCGGGATCACGTCGGGGCGATGCTTCGCGGGCAATGCGGCGCTGCTCGGATGCTGCGACGTGGTGATCGCGACGAAAGGATCGAATATCGGGATGGGCGGCCCGGCGATGATCGAAGGCGGCGGCCTGGGAATCTTCCGGCCCGAGGAAGTGGGGCCGATGGACGTGCAGGTGCCGAACGGGGTGGTGGATATCCCGGTGGCGGACGAGGAGGAAGCGGTGCTCGTCGCGAAGAAATACATTTCGTATTTCCAGGGCGAAGTGGCGAATTGGGAATGCGCCGACCAGCGATTGCTGCGCGGGATCATTCCGGAGAATCGGCTCCGCATCTACGACGTGCGCACGGTGATCGAGACGCTCGCCGACAAGGATTCGGTGCTCGAGATACGGCGACACTTCGGGCCGGGGATGGTGACGGCGCTGGCGCGGATCGAGGGGCGGCCGATCGGGATTATCGCGAACAATCCGGCGCATCTGGCGGGCGCGATCGTGAGCGACGGCGCGGACAAGGCTGCACGATTCATGCAGCTCTGCGACGCGTTCGACATCCCGATGCTCTTTCTGTGCGACACGCCGGGGATCATGGTGGGGCCGGAGGTCGAGAAGACGGCGCTGGTGCGGCACGCGGCGCGGATGTTCGTCACGGGATCGAACGTGACGGTGCCGTTCTTCACGATTATTTTGCGCAAGGGTTACGGGCTCGGCGCGCAGGCGATGGCGGGCGGCAGTTTCAAGGCGCCGATTTTCACGGTGTCGTGGCCGACCGGCGAGTTCGGCGGGATGGGTCTCGAAGGCGCGGTGAAGCTCGGTTATCGCAACGAGTTGATCGCGGAGCAGGATCCGGCGGCGCGGAAGAAACTGTTCGACGAGATGGTCGAGCGGATGTATCAGCACGGCAAGGCGGTGAACACGGCGTCGCACTTCGAGATCGACGACGTGATCGATCCGCTCGAATCGCGGAAATGGATCATGGCGGGACTCAGGTCGGCGCCGCCGCCGGAAATTCGCACGGGGAAGAAGCGGCCGTATATCGATACGTGGTAG
- a CDS encoding alpha-L-fucosidase, producing MDHGGTQVGAAAGNSHGEEAAVYRYVVDRRLAPDSCQSGCSRGEKLCGLSLRSIQFYGRGENPGFFAYAALGSVCTKAIARERCYGQPAWGGEQCAAMASWFDCARFGMFIHWGPASQHGWELSWPLVGGVGALPNSQSVGVEEYHAAARTFNPVKFDARELARIAKRAGMQYGVLTAKHHDGFAMFHTKQSDWSIEHTPFKRDIVREYTDAFRAEGLKVGLYFSLLDWHHPDYPAFAESDKPYRWGQWRRSTPEQWNRFVEFMFAQMRELLTNYGKIDLLWFDGGWERTPEEWKAREFVAMIRELQPGVIINDRIPGHGDYQTPEQAVPPKPLEGPWETCLTINNSWGYNPSDTDLKSTRALIHTLCEVAGKGGNLLLNVSPMGDGALPSEHRERLDAIGVWMSRNGEAIVGTTPGLEPWQFYGPSTRRGNRVYLHCVMRPYESVSVRGVKIRRVGEARVLSSTTPLKVRKRIGAADMLFNQDPVGELVIQIPENEIDPLATVIALDFKE from the coding sequence ATGGATCATGGCGGGACTCAGGTCGGCGCCGCCGCCGGAAATTCGCACGGGGAAGAAGCGGCCGTATATCGATACGTGGTAGATCGCCGCCTCGCGCCAGATTCCTGTCAGAGCGGGTGTTCAAGAGGTGAAAAGTTATGCGGACTATCACTCCGGTCCATACAATTTTACGGGAGAGGTGAAAATCCGGGATTCTTCGCGTACGCAGCGCTCGGCTCAGTATGCACCAAGGCGATCGCGCGCGAGCGATGCTATGGACAGCCAGCGTGGGGCGGGGAACAATGCGCGGCTATGGCATCATGGTTCGACTGCGCACGATTCGGGATGTTCATCCATTGGGGACCCGCCAGCCAGCACGGATGGGAACTATCGTGGCCGCTGGTGGGCGGCGTCGGCGCGCTGCCGAATAGCCAGAGCGTCGGCGTCGAGGAGTATCACGCCGCGGCGCGGACCTTTAATCCGGTAAAGTTCGACGCGCGCGAATTGGCGCGCATCGCGAAGCGCGCCGGGATGCAATACGGCGTGCTCACGGCCAAGCATCACGACGGCTTCGCGATGTTCCATACGAAGCAATCCGACTGGTCGATCGAGCACACGCCTTTCAAGCGCGACATCGTGCGCGAATATACCGATGCGTTCCGTGCCGAGGGCCTGAAGGTCGGGCTCTATTTCTCGCTGCTCGATTGGCATCATCCCGACTATCCCGCGTTCGCCGAGAGCGACAAGCCGTATCGATGGGGCCAATGGCGCCGCTCGACTCCCGAGCAGTGGAATCGTTTCGTCGAGTTCATGTTCGCGCAGATGCGCGAGTTGCTGACCAACTACGGCAAGATCGATTTGTTGTGGTTCGACGGCGGATGGGAACGGACGCCCGAGGAATGGAAGGCGCGCGAATTCGTCGCGATGATTCGGGAGTTGCAGCCCGGCGTGATCATCAACGATCGCATTCCGGGGCACGGCGACTATCAAACGCCGGAGCAGGCGGTGCCGCCCAAACCGCTCGAGGGTCCGTGGGAGACCTGCCTCACCATCAATAATAGCTGGGGCTACAATCCGTCGGACACGGACCTCAAATCGACTCGCGCGCTGATTCACACGCTCTGCGAAGTCGCGGGCAAGGGCGGAAATCTGCTGCTCAACGTGAGCCCGATGGGCGACGGCGCGCTGCCGAGCGAGCATCGCGAGCGCCTCGACGCGATCGGCGTTTGGATGAGCCGCAACGGCGAGGCGATAGTCGGCACAACGCCGGGACTCGAGCCGTGGCAGTTCTACGGACCATCGACGCGGCGCGGCAATCGCGTCTATCTGCACTGCGTGATGCGCCCGTACGAATCGGTATCGGTGCGCGGCGTGAAGATCCGGCGCGTTGGCGAGGCGCGCGTGCTATCGAGCACGACTCCGCTGAAAGTCCGCAAGCGAATCGGCGCGGCTGACATGCTCTTCAATCAGGATCCCGTCGGCGAACTGGTGATTCAGATTCCTGAGAATGAGATCGATCCTCTGGCGACGGTGATCGCGCTCGACTTCAAGGAGTGA
- a CDS encoding FHA domain-containing protein: MASEHGAAPRAPRDNVSARGRLVSTDAANPREYLLDRPTISVGSHRSNDIVLGDGTVSRRHAQFTRVAGRFNLADLGSTNGTFVNGRRIRNPVALNAGDEIRFGSIKFAFAIASGSSSATPRSKIRRAGIVAMLAIVFAAGILGLIYRNEVLQTARSLGSKTSPTPPIAPSSEPAENPETAVAQPEPTSVPLADQPAWLARLNYYRAMLNLAPVAEDPKLSAGDRAHAKYIVKNYADAIQHAGLGAEMHEEDPHNKWFTSAGLEAAQASDMEADYIPGGARESDPSGSADPSGWAKERAPGTPVWTIDGWMAIPFHRMPMLNPRLARAGFGTYCEAGACAAGLNLKDGTREHLPPNVTIKWPLAFPPDGSTIQMESFGNEWPDPRSSCSGYEPPSGLAITLQMGEFRDARLGEFSVTQENADGSRVALEACGFDSQSYTNPDTAVQQIGRDILNNYAAVVVIPRRPLLKGGKYNVSITADAKPYSWSFSIAP; encoded by the coding sequence ATGGCATCGGAACATGGCGCGGCGCCGCGCGCTCCTCGCGACAATGTATCTGCCAGGGGCCGGCTGGTTTCGACCGATGCCGCCAATCCGCGCGAGTACCTGCTCGACCGGCCGACAATCTCCGTCGGCAGTCATCGCAGCAACGACATAGTGCTCGGCGACGGGACCGTGTCGCGCCGTCACGCGCAGTTCACGCGCGTAGCGGGGCGGTTCAATCTCGCGGATCTCGGATCGACCAACGGGACGTTTGTCAACGGCCGGCGTATCCGGAACCCGGTCGCGCTGAACGCCGGCGACGAAATCAGATTCGGTTCGATAAAGTTTGCATTTGCGATCGCTTCTGGTTCATCGAGCGCAACTCCGCGTTCGAAAATTCGCCGCGCGGGCATCGTCGCGATGCTCGCGATCGTTTTCGCCGCCGGCATTCTAGGCTTGATCTATCGCAACGAAGTCCTGCAGACGGCGCGATCGCTCGGGTCAAAAACTTCACCCACGCCGCCGATTGCTCCATCGAGCGAGCCTGCCGAGAATCCTGAAACGGCGGTTGCGCAACCCGAACCGACCTCAGTCCCGCTCGCCGATCAGCCGGCGTGGCTTGCGCGTCTGAATTACTATCGCGCGATGCTCAACCTCGCGCCGGTCGCCGAGGATCCAAAGCTCAGCGCGGGCGATCGCGCGCACGCGAAGTACATCGTGAAGAATTACGCCGACGCGATCCAGCACGCCGGCCTCGGCGCGGAGATGCATGAAGAAGATCCCCACAACAAGTGGTTCACCAGCGCGGGCCTGGAAGCCGCGCAGGCCAGCGACATGGAGGCGGATTACATTCCCGGCGGCGCTCGCGAGAGCGATCCGAGCGGCTCCGCCGATCCGTCCGGATGGGCGAAGGAGCGGGCGCCCGGAACGCCCGTCTGGACAATCGACGGATGGATGGCGATTCCGTTCCATCGGATGCCGATGCTCAATCCGCGGCTCGCGCGCGCCGGCTTCGGCACGTATTGCGAGGCGGGCGCGTGTGCCGCGGGCTTGAATCTTAAAGATGGCACGCGCGAGCATCTGCCGCCGAACGTAACAATTAAATGGCCACTCGCGTTTCCACCCGACGGTTCGACGATTCAAATGGAATCATTCGGCAACGAATGGCCCGATCCGCGCTCGAGCTGCAGCGGCTACGAGCCACCGAGCGGGCTCGCGATCACGCTGCAGATGGGCGAGTTCAGGGATGCGCGCCTCGGCGAATTTTCGGTGACGCAGGAAAATGCCGACGGTAGCCGCGTCGCGCTCGAGGCCTGCGGCTTCGATTCGCAGAGCTACACGAATCCCGACACAGCGGTGCAGCAAATCGGCCGCGACATCCTGAACAACTACGCGGCCGTCGTCGTCATCCCGCGCCGCCCGCTCCTGAAAGGCGGCAAGTACAACGTCTCGATCACCGCCGACGCCAAGCCGTATTCCTGGTCGTTCTCGATCGCGCCGTGA
- a CDS encoding histone deacetylase produces MLKTAVVTDRRYAKHFAGRAHPERPQRIEAMIDMAESLQRPQLEFITPRAATPDEIALCHRPEYIAAVERTASVDRFDFDRDTHTSRESYETALLAAGGVLTAVEAVMDGAADNAFAIVRPPGHHALPNRAMGFCFFNNVAIAAEWLIKVRGLKRVMIIDWDLHHGNGTQEMFYESPEVLYASAHQFPHYPGTGSLHEIGTLAGLGFTINAPMLAELGDAEYLRVFDRLIMPIGRAFKPEFILVSAGFDCHFRDPLGAMRVTEAGFAAMARRVKLLAAECCGGKMAASLEGGYDLEAIAESGRAVIDEFGREADEPIDTHLGGDGVMPMIERASHNVGRFWNLD; encoded by the coding sequence ATGCTCAAGACCGCCGTCGTGACGGACCGCCGCTACGCCAAACATTTCGCGGGCCGCGCTCATCCCGAGCGTCCCCAGCGGATCGAAGCGATGATCGACATGGCGGAGTCGCTGCAGCGTCCCCAGCTTGAATTTATTACGCCGCGCGCCGCGACCCCCGATGAAATCGCCCTATGCCATCGGCCCGAGTACATCGCAGCCGTCGAGCGCACTGCGTCGGTCGACCGCTTCGACTTCGATCGCGATACCCATACTTCGCGCGAGTCGTACGAGACCGCGCTGCTCGCGGCGGGCGGCGTGCTGACCGCGGTCGAAGCGGTGATGGATGGCGCGGCCGACAATGCCTTCGCGATCGTGCGTCCGCCGGGGCATCACGCGTTGCCGAATCGCGCGATGGGCTTCTGCTTTTTCAACAATGTCGCGATCGCCGCCGAATGGCTGATCAAGGTGCGCGGCCTGAAGCGCGTGATGATCATCGATTGGGATTTGCATCACGGCAACGGCACGCAGGAAATGTTTTACGAATCGCCCGAGGTGCTCTACGCCTCCGCGCATCAGTTTCCGCATTACCCCGGTACCGGCTCGCTGCACGAAATCGGCACACTCGCCGGGCTCGGGTTCACCATCAACGCGCCGATGCTCGCCGAGTTGGGCGACGCCGAATATCTGCGCGTGTTCGATCGTTTGATCATGCCGATCGGGCGCGCATTCAAGCCCGAGTTCATCCTCGTGTCGGCCGGCTTCGATTGCCACTTTCGCGATCCGCTCGGCGCGATGCGCGTCACCGAGGCGGGCTTTGCCGCGATGGCGCGGCGGGTCAAACTGCTTGCGGCTGAATGCTGCGGCGGCAAAATGGCCGCGTCGCTCGAGGGCGGTTACGACCTTGAAGCGATCGCGGAATCGGGACGCGCCGTGATCGACGAATTCGGACGCGAGGCCGACGAACCGATCGATACCCACCTCGGCGGCGACGGCGTGATGCCGATGATCGAGCGCGCCTCGCACAACGTCGGACGCTTCTGGAATCTCGACTGA
- a CDS encoding twin-arginine translocase TatA/TatE family subunit yields MTQNRKLPNPFEIILILAVALIVLGPERLPEVMRAAGKIMRELRLASNTVLREMSDVLDDEPMRKAPPSAVTRSITQESTPESRAPEKP; encoded by the coding sequence GTGACGCAAAATCGCAAGTTGCCGAATCCATTTGAAATCATCTTGATCCTGGCAGTGGCGCTGATCGTGCTCGGGCCCGAACGGCTGCCGGAGGTCATGCGCGCGGCGGGGAAAATCATGCGCGAGCTGCGCCTTGCGAGTAACACCGTGCTGCGCGAAATGTCCGACGTGCTCGACGATGAGCCGATGCGCAAGGCGCCGCCGAGCGCGGTGACCCGCTCGATCACGCAAGAATCCACTCCTGAAAGTCGCGCGCCCGAGAAACCATAG